The Apium graveolens cultivar Ventura chromosome 10, ASM990537v1, whole genome shotgun sequence nucleotide sequence TAAGAAACATCATCAAAATATGCACTGCATTTCTTTGTCAAAATTACCATCGTTAATATACACAACCATATCAATAAGCAACTCCAAAACCAATGCACTTAAGGGCTAGATGGATCATTATGAGTACCTACCTGAAAGCAGCATTTCAGACGTAAAAGCTCATACTTTCTGACTTCATAATTTTTTTGAGAAAAGAACTCTACCAACCTGCGATctcatttttttctaaaattcTGGTGTCTCATTATCGTTGAGATGCTCGATGGATAACAGACTTGTTTAAATTTCTCGAGCCCAAAACGGAAGTCCAGCAATAAACCAGAAACAATTATAATATAGGCGTATTTGTAAGGGGTTAGGGAACATAAGAAATTGCCTTCTTCGTTGCAACATGTACATAATTCGGATGTTATGCTGATCCGCTAGAAGAGAAGTGGGTAACACAACTCATTTGTTCTCACTGTTATCCGAATTGAAAATCTAACCTTGTTCCATACTAGGAGCTTCTGCAAAGCAACAAATTCATGTAAAGGAAAAGATAATTTATTATGTAAATTCTTGATTTTTCAAAGATTTGGTCATAGGGAAATGGTTGCTAACTTATAAACACCTATGATTAGAGTGTGAATTTAACCCTACACTTTTGTTGTAATTTAATCTCATAAAGTAAATCGGATTAGCAAAAAAGGCTTTGTAAATAAGAGAAAGTCACATTCAATGTACTCAAGTTCAAGCTCTCCATTAGCAGGTAGTAAAACAAATTCATTAGCATTTTATATCATTCAAGAATGAAAGTATTCGCCAATTCAAGTACATTTAAACAAAAGTTATACTCATTATGTTAAAAGGTTATTACTCGTATTTCCACCGTACATAAAAGATTTTCACATTATTCTATAACCTATATGTATGTACCTAAATTTTAGTCATTAGAGTAATGTTCATGACCGATAAGATGATGATGCCTAAAACTTTCTTACCAATGGGAGGATTAGCTAAGAATGCGATCGATATCCAACCTGAAGCTTGATAAATAGACCCTACTTTAATAACCACTTTGTACTTTACATATTTTGTAACTCTGATCCAAGATATAAAACAATCACCTGGTTCCTAGCCTGCAAAAGACTCAGAAAAGCTCATCTTAGTTAAAATTATGTACATGCCTTCAGGTGAACATATTGTAAAGGCTAAAATCTAAATTACATAAAAAGAGAAGATGAAAGGAGAAAAAATACGACAAATATATAGGTAATAGGAAGAAACAAAGGGAGAAAATCATTAATCCTTGATATGGATGGCATGACAGATATGTTCACCTCCACTTGAAACTCAAAAAAGCTCATCGTCCATTAATGTTGTAGATCCATGAGAGCACACCTTATACAATAGATAACAATCCAAAAAAATTAAAGATTATGATACGATAATTGGTGGAATAATATCAAAAATTGCACATGAATTACAACTTTAAGTCTCTCGTCCATTAATGTTTATAACGGGTTTTCAAAAAGTAAAAAAGGCACCCAAGTGGAATATCGATGACAGTGAGAATCCAACCTTGTTTCTTGTTGGGAGCTCCTGCAAAGCTACAAATTTATAATGATTGAAACATGTTCAGAATCTTAATGTATTGAAAAATAAATGTTGGTAGCAAGAATAAATGAATTTAAAGTCATTTTgcaattataatttttataaaaataacaTGCAACTCTTCCCAACAAAGAAAAAGCTCACAAACTTTTCGATAGTACACAAAAGTAGCACCAAACTTAAACCAAATGTTGTAAACAAATAGGTAAGAAAGCACTGAGTTTGGATGCTGGATTCTGGAATACACCCTCTGCTGGTGCATCAAGTATCATGTGATGATATTTAGTATTGAGGAGATACAACTGCTAAAAACCTAGTTAgaagctatatattcagctttatAGAGCTAGGATATGTACCAGCTATACTTGTTGATACCATTGCACCTAATacttttttaattaaaaaaagcTCAACATAAAAACACTGAAGAAGTTCAGGGGATGAGTAGCCTAGCAAACCTAAATTTTGTATCAATCAGGTAATCCATTTTCTAATATAGGGTAGGAAGATACAATTTTACAGATATCATATGTCAATTTTTCAAATCTTATAAACAGATTTTGATTTCAGAGATTCGGATTAAACAACTCTATTTTAAGCTTCAATTTTCTCAACAAATAAAGAGTTAAGTTTTTCCGCAAGCGAAAATAGCAGTACTAAATTTAAACGAAATGTTTTTAAATTAATAGCCACCAAAAATTTATGGAATCCTAATCTATCAGAAGGTAATATGTTGTCAGCGATCAGAAagtaaataaaatcaaatagaagaagcACAACAATATATCTAGAATTGAACAAAATGAAAGAAGCTTAATCCTAGAGATATACCTAAGAGAGTGGTCATGTCGTTAGAGCGGCTCTGAAACACGGGCAGGCCCATAAACTGGAAACCATATCCAAATTTGACATTGATTGCAAATGCAAATGAGCAGAGATGCACATGTAGGGATGCGTccggcacttggggtgaaccgtggctatatcTGCGTCTGTAAATCAAGGGAAATAGTTGTggcggagtgttatccttgcgcagggatATGCACTATAAGTGAAGTCCTGCtattacggacgagccttgggccttcgcggttgggcctcatagttggacattcctaaagctagcggaagacggaatttggatgggcttctaccgggcctaggagtaagaagtctaagcccattagatttcttgttccacaagaactacgtcaggcttgatccctatataaaaggtacgtaggcatattgagagggtaagaagttgagagctgataagagagccaccacttactctgatcaatctcagcctaaaacaaccacaaaccacCATACACCGCTTGATGTTCcggcgaagaaccaccgtcatagatcttaattccggcgagaaaccttaatctttgttgttaccagattcctccgtcaacagtTTCCACCAGCTATTGACGAAGTGTGTGTCCCATGTCCTTCAGTGTCTCTAGCAGAGTTCATACTAATGGTTGTCTCAGGATATGAAGCGCTAAAGCCCTTGGTAAGGTATCGAGCTCCAATCAGTTTCAAGTTACAATTTGAAGCATTGAACTCTTGTCCCACTTCACAAGTCCCCTTCCATCTCGAGGGAATCTCAGACATACCATCATACTTGAAGCTTGCACTCTCGGGCCAAATACCAGTGCCTATAACACCAATAATGACATCCTTCCCATTATCAGAGGCCGGCCATAAGCCTGTTGTAGGATTAAGAGGAAGAAACTCATACGTATGGGTGGTATGAACCGTGGCCTTTTTATCACCGTAAGCTGAGACAAATCCTGGAGACTTCTTTAGCGATTCCAATTCATCTATACTTAGCAACGCAGAAAAACCATGAACTGCATGATCATAGGTGTAGAGAAGAGATGGAGAGGACCGATGATTTCTCGACTTGACAGAGTTGATGGTGGTGGA carries:
- the LOC141692210 gene encoding subtilisin-like protease SBT3, with amino-acid sequence MDKALMPKAFASHHIWYSTTINSVKSRNHRSSPSLLYTYDHAVHGFSALLSIDELESLKKSPGFVSAYGDKKATVHTTHTYEFLPLNPTTGLWPASDNGKDVIIGVIGTGIWPESASFKYDGMSEIPSRWKGTCEVGQEFNASNCNLKLIGARYLTKGFSASYPETTISMNSARDTEGHGTHTSSIAGGNC